The Gemmatimonadales bacterium genome contains the following window.
AGCGTCTCAACCACGAACTGAACGTGACCCTCCCCGCGGCCTTCAAGAAGGCCGTCCAGCTTGGCGACCTCAAGGAGAACGGCGACTACCACGCCGCCAAGGAGCGGCAAGCCTTCGTGTCCGCCCGGCTCAACCACCTGCGCCAGCGGCTCGCCAAGATCAACTCAATCGATCTCTCGAAGCTCCCGATCGACGGTGTCGGCCTCGGCTCGAAGGTCGTGGTCGAAGACCAGGCGACCAAGACGACCGAAAACTTCGAGTTGGTCATTCCCGATACCATGAACTTCGACGACCCGACGCAGATCTCCATCGCTTCGCCGCTGGG
Protein-coding sequences here:
- a CDS encoding GreA/GreB family elongation factor, with protein sequence MLDEAKKQLGEEIERLNHELNVTLPAAFKKAVQLGDLKENGDYHAAKERQAFVSARLNHLRQRLAKINSIDLSKLPIDGVGLGSKVVVEDQATKTTENFELVIPDTMNFDDPTQISIASPLGRAMVEKKVGDTVVVQLPGGTRKLRILELVTFHQLGAQ